The following proteins are co-located in the Pedobacter frigiditerrae genome:
- a CDS encoding caspase family protein: protein MKLKLTFSLLILLFAVATVNAQKKHALIFAIGDYPEAGGWSKISSAQDVGYIKNTLAKQGFPANNVKVVADSVATKEGIKAAFENLISSVGKKDVVVIHVSSHGEQVADDNDDEADGYDETIVSYNATLAMGADKTAIARGTLSKAEYEKLQVNYFRDDEFGAYIQRLRAALGNEGDVVVFMDNCHSGSGTRGSAQTRGGKPALVYSGFDRKFRKEAGEEVFKESTASRGNDKDLATYVVVSAALASELNFETTGDDNVGMGSLTYAISKVFENLKPGTTYRTLFANIQAIMNEKVPGQHPVLEGNGLDRTLFGGAFVDQKPFIEVEKINNPLEILVRAGSFAGLSVGAKVNIYPSGTIDPSKSVALAKGVVIKSTNYKATIKLDKITKLTQPSQMYVFISEPLFTTKPIVVGFSPKSRGSLAYTAEETARITAALKKLPLVSLVGEPELLIVKGQGSDTISIAANGYRFTDIPTATDTIALKGAINRYAQYKLLEKLVLKDSTIMAQVKLIPVVDGKPDEAAMKAKFDDRTYNFVDGDKVMLWIKNTGKKAVYVNILDLQPNGIINTFLPNKEQEIYPGDLRIEPGQTRIFDKYEIELGEPFGTEVLKVFVTSKEINLEGLATPRAARGDTGKKGVLSMLEGLVDQSSTSATRGPKVVSVKEAEGSVYNIIYTLKEKQ from the coding sequence ATGAAACTCAAATTAACGTTCAGTTTACTTATCCTTTTATTTGCTGTTGCAACAGTTAATGCTCAAAAAAAACATGCGCTAATTTTTGCCATAGGCGATTATCCTGAAGCAGGTGGTTGGAGCAAAATTTCTAGTGCTCAAGATGTGGGCTACATTAAAAACACTTTAGCCAAACAAGGTTTCCCTGCAAATAATGTTAAAGTAGTTGCAGATTCTGTAGCAACAAAAGAAGGCATTAAAGCTGCTTTTGAAAATTTGATCAGTAGCGTTGGCAAAAAAGATGTGGTTGTGATACATGTGTCTTCTCATGGGGAACAGGTTGCAGATGACAATGACGATGAAGCTGATGGTTATGATGAAACTATAGTTTCTTACAATGCTACCCTTGCTATGGGAGCCGATAAGACCGCTATTGCAAGAGGTACTTTAAGCAAAGCTGAATATGAAAAACTACAGGTCAATTATTTTAGAGATGATGAATTTGGCGCTTATATTCAGCGTCTAAGAGCCGCCTTAGGTAATGAAGGTGATGTAGTGGTATTCATGGACAACTGTCATTCTGGATCAGGAACTCGTGGTTCTGCGCAAACAAGAGGAGGAAAACCAGCACTGGTGTATAGTGGCTTTGATCGAAAATTTAGAAAAGAAGCTGGTGAAGAGGTTTTTAAGGAAAGTACGGCATCTCGTGGTAATGATAAAGATTTAGCAACTTATGTGGTTGTTTCTGCAGCCTTGGCATCTGAATTAAATTTTGAAACCACCGGTGATGATAATGTAGGTATGGGTTCATTAACTTATGCCATTAGCAAAGTATTCGAAAATCTAAAACCAGGTACAACCTACCGCACTTTGTTTGCTAACATACAAGCCATCATGAACGAGAAAGTACCAGGTCAGCATCCTGTACTGGAAGGTAATGGCCTAGATAGAACATTATTTGGTGGTGCTTTTGTAGATCAAAAACCTTTTATCGAGGTAGAAAAAATTAACAACCCATTAGAGATTTTAGTGAGGGCGGGATCATTTGCAGGTTTAAGCGTTGGAGCAAAGGTTAATATTTATCCATCAGGAACAATTGACCCAAGTAAATCAGTGGCTTTGGCAAAAGGGGTTGTAATTAAATCAACCAATTACAAGGCAACCATCAAGCTAGATAAAATTACAAAGCTTACACAGCCAAGTCAAATGTATGTGTTTATCTCAGAGCCATTGTTTACTACCAAGCCAATTGTAGTGGGTTTTTCTCCAAAATCTAGAGGCAGTCTTGCTTACACAGCAGAAGAAACAGCCAGAATAACTGCGGCGCTTAAAAAATTGCCCTTAGTAAGTCTGGTAGGTGAACCAGAGTTATTAATTGTAAAAGGACAAGGTAGCGACACCATCAGCATTGCTGCTAATGGTTATCGTTTCACTGATATCCCAACAGCAACAGATACTATTGCTTTAAAAGGAGCTATTAATAGATATGCTCAATATAAGCTATTAGAGAAATTGGTATTAAAAGACTCAACTATCATGGCTCAAGTAAAATTAATTCCAGTGGTAGATGGAAAACCAGATGAGGCTGCAATGAAAGCTAAATTTGATGATCGAACTTATAACTTCGTAGATGGGGACAAGGTGATGTTGTGGATAAAAAATACTGGTAAAAAAGCGGTATACGTGAATATCCTAGATTTACAACCCAATGGAATTATCAATACATTTTTACCTAATAAAGAGCAAGAGATTTATCCTGGAGATTTAAGAATAGAACCTGGGCAAACCAGAATTTTTGACAAGTATGAAATAGAACTAGGCGAACCTTTTGGCACCGAAGTTTTAAAGGTATTTGTAACCTCAAAAGAAATTAACCTTGAGGGATTAGCCACACCAAGAGCAGCTAGAGGTGATACCGGTAAAAAAGGAGTTTTAAGTATGTTGGAAGGATTGGTAGATCAATCGAGTACCTCAGCTACCAGAGGACCAAAAGTAGTTTCAGTTAAGGAAGCCGAAGGCAGTGTTTACAATATCATATACACACTAAAAGAAAAACAATAA
- a CDS encoding WG repeat-containing protein, with protein MSKYGLKDKDNKVVVPAKYDAINWKENVNLYVVQLNYKSGLIDATGKEILAINYKFIGDFSEGLAVLRTSNYKDGFIDQTGKIVIPMNFVDASNFNGGLARVAVEVPQGYSTVKRYGFIDKTGSFVIPAKFEFVGLFSEGLASVYGDSKWGYIDKTGNLVIPYTAYQKAQDFYQGLAVVMNNDKYGFINTQGKLVIPMKYDYANSFRKGLAAVNIGASPAFSGLPQGGKYGFIDTTGKTVLNFNYDKANGFFKGKAAVEVNGRKFYIDKNGQEVK; from the coding sequence GTGTCTAAATACGGATTAAAAGACAAGGATAACAAAGTAGTTGTGCCAGCAAAATACGATGCTATTAATTGGAAAGAAAATGTGAACCTGTACGTGGTTCAATTAAACTACAAATCTGGCTTAATAGATGCTACAGGTAAAGAAATTTTGGCAATTAATTATAAGTTCATAGGAGATTTTAGTGAAGGATTAGCGGTATTAAGGACTTCCAACTATAAAGATGGATTTATAGATCAAACTGGTAAAATTGTAATACCAATGAATTTCGTAGATGCTTCTAATTTTAACGGAGGTTTGGCACGTGTAGCTGTTGAGGTACCACAAGGGTATAGTACGGTAAAACGATATGGCTTTATTGACAAAACCGGAAGTTTTGTAATCCCAGCTAAGTTTGAGTTTGTTGGGTTATTTAGTGAAGGCTTGGCAAGTGTTTATGGAGATTCTAAATGGGGCTATATTGATAAAACTGGAAATCTGGTTATTCCTTATACAGCCTACCAAAAAGCACAAGATTTTTATCAGGGATTAGCTGTAGTGATGAACAACGACAAATATGGCTTCATTAATACTCAAGGGAAGTTGGTTATTCCGATGAAGTACGATTATGCCAATAGCTTTCGGAAAGGCCTTGCTGCGGTAAACATTGGTGCAAGTCCTGCTTTTTCTGGCTTACCACAAGGTGGAAAATATGGCTTTATTGATACGACAGGAAAGACAGTGCTTAACTTTAACTACGATAAGGCCAATGGGTTTTTCAAGGGAAAAGCAGCGGTAGAAGTAAATGGTAGGAAATTTTATATCGATAAAAACGGACAAGAAGTAAAGTGA
- a CDS encoding class I SAM-dependent DNA methyltransferase encodes MNTAVHNKLVSFIWSIADDCLRDVYVRGKYRDVILPMVVLRRLDALLEPTKEAVLEELTFQRDEAKFTEWDEGGLKQASGYVFYNTSEWTLQRLHDTATNSQQILQANFEDYLNGFSDNVKEIIEKFKLKSQVRHMATKDVLLDVLEKFTSSYINLTPFQKLDPDGRKLPPLSNLGMGYVFEELIRKFNEENNEEAGEHFTPREVIDLMTHIIFDPIKNNLPPVMTIYDPACGSGGMLTESQNFIKDEDGEIKAKGDVYLYGKEINDETYAICKSDMMIKGNNPENIRVGSTLSTDEFAGTTFDFMLSNPPYGKSWASEQKYIKDGKDVIDSRFQIKLKNYWGEEEDADAIPRSSDGQLLFLMEMVSKMKPLASSKFGTRIASVHNGSSLFTGDAGGGESNIRRYIIENDWLEAIVQMPNNLFYNTGITTYIWILSNNKAAHRKGKVQLIDAGQLYQKLRKNLGQKNCEFAPAHINEIVKIYTEMQVIEKTDDKGIAAQVFDNSDFGFHKVTIERPKRLNAQFTAERIASLRFDKNLNDAMVHVYETYGEEVYQDLSKHEKDIKEWAEKQELNLNAKQEKTLVNVATWQKQLAILKTAEVLLKAFGDKTYSDFDVFVNEVDDVLKAEKIKLSASEKNAILNAVSWYDEEAEKVKKSIVKLSGEKLSDLLSRLGCKADQLGDYGYYLTDNKGEYQTYETESDLRDTENVPLKENINSYFLREVKPHVAEAWINLDATKIGYEISFNKYFYRHKPLRSIEEVTADILALENESDGLIREILNLA; translated from the coding sequence ATGAATACAGCTGTACACAATAAATTAGTTTCCTTTATTTGGTCTATTGCAGATGACTGCTTACGAGATGTTTACGTTCGTGGTAAATACCGTGATGTGATTTTGCCAATGGTAGTGCTAAGGAGATTAGATGCATTACTAGAACCAACCAAAGAAGCAGTTTTAGAAGAATTAACCTTCCAAAGAGACGAAGCTAAGTTTACTGAATGGGATGAGGGTGGTTTGAAACAAGCATCAGGTTATGTTTTTTACAATACAAGTGAGTGGACTTTACAGCGTTTGCACGATACAGCAACCAATAGTCAGCAGATATTACAAGCAAATTTCGAAGATTATTTAAATGGCTTTAGCGATAACGTCAAAGAAATTATTGAAAAATTCAAGCTAAAAAGTCAGGTGCGCCACATGGCAACTAAAGATGTATTGCTAGATGTCTTAGAGAAATTTACCTCATCATACATTAACCTAACCCCATTTCAAAAATTAGATCCTGATGGTAGAAAATTACCACCACTTTCTAACTTGGGTATGGGTTATGTTTTCGAAGAATTAATTAGAAAATTCAACGAAGAAAACAATGAGGAAGCAGGGGAACACTTTACCCCTCGTGAAGTAATTGATTTAATGACGCACATTATTTTCGACCCCATAAAAAATAACCTGCCACCGGTAATGACCATTTACGATCCGGCCTGTGGTTCTGGAGGGATGTTGACAGAATCTCAAAACTTTATTAAAGATGAAGATGGAGAGATTAAAGCCAAAGGCGATGTTTATTTGTACGGAAAAGAGATCAACGATGAAACTTATGCCATCTGCAAATCAGATATGATGATTAAGGGCAACAACCCTGAAAATATCCGAGTAGGCTCGACCCTTTCAACTGATGAATTTGCGGGTACTACTTTCGATTTTATGCTTTCTAACCCACCTTATGGTAAATCCTGGGCAAGTGAGCAGAAATATATAAAAGATGGAAAGGATGTAATTGATTCACGTTTTCAGATCAAATTAAAAAACTATTGGGGCGAAGAAGAAGATGCCGATGCTATTCCTCGTTCATCTGATGGTCAATTACTTTTCTTGATGGAAATGGTTAGCAAAATGAAACCCTTAGCCAGCAGTAAATTCGGAACTCGTATTGCATCTGTACACAATGGAAGTAGTTTGTTTACAGGCGATGCAGGTGGCGGAGAAAGTAATATCAGGAGATATATTATTGAAAATGATTGGTTAGAAGCCATTGTGCAAATGCCAAATAACTTATTCTACAATACAGGGATTACCACTTACATCTGGATTTTAAGCAATAATAAAGCAGCTCATCGAAAAGGAAAGGTTCAACTCATTGATGCTGGTCAGCTTTATCAAAAATTGCGTAAAAACCTTGGGCAAAAAAACTGTGAGTTTGCACCAGCACACATCAATGAAATTGTAAAGATTTATACCGAAATGCAAGTCATTGAAAAAACGGATGACAAAGGAATTGCCGCTCAAGTTTTTGATAATAGCGATTTCGGATTTCATAAAGTAACCATCGAAAGACCAAAACGTTTAAATGCTCAATTTACCGCAGAGCGGATTGCCAGTTTAAGATTTGATAAAAACTTGAACGATGCGATGGTTCATGTATATGAAACTTATGGCGAAGAAGTTTACCAAGACTTGAGTAAACACGAAAAGGACATTAAGGAATGGGCAGAAAAGCAAGAATTAAACTTAAATGCCAAACAAGAAAAAACATTGGTTAATGTAGCCACTTGGCAAAAACAATTAGCCATCTTAAAAACAGCTGAAGTTTTATTAAAAGCTTTCGGAGATAAAACTTACAGCGATTTTGATGTATTTGTAAACGAAGTTGACGATGTTTTAAAAGCCGAAAAAATTAAACTTTCTGCAAGTGAGAAAAATGCCATTTTAAATGCAGTAAGCTGGTACGATGAAGAAGCAGAGAAAGTAAAGAAAAGCATTGTAAAACTGAGTGGAGAAAAATTGAGTGATTTGTTAAGTCGTTTAGGTTGCAAAGCCGATCAATTGGGAGATTATGGTTATTACTTAACCGATAATAAAGGTGAGTATCAAACCTATGAAACAGAAAGCGATTTACGCGATACAGAAAACGTACCATTAAAAGAAAACATCAATAGCTACTTTTTAAGAGAAGTTAAACCTCACGTTGCCGAAGCGTGGATTAACCTTGATGCTACTAAGATTGGTTACGAAATTAGCTTTAACAAGTATTTCTATCGCCATAAACCTTTACGCAGTATTGAAGAAGTAACAGCTGATATTTTAGCTTTAGAAAATGAGAGTGATGGTTTAATTCGTGAAATTTTAAACCTAGCCTAG
- a CDS encoding virulence RhuM family protein — MNSELILYQSDDGQTKIQTRLEDETVWLTQAQMAELFGKGRTTITEHINNVFKEGELDKEVVCRKFRHTTLHGAIAEKTQEVETTYYNLDVIISVGYRVKSLQGTKFRQWATARLREYLVKGFTMNDELLKQAGGGDYFDELLARIRDIRSSEKVFWRKVLDVYATSIDYDPNTETSQTFFKTIQNKMHWAAHGQTAAEVVYSRIDAAKPFLGLTNFKGLQPTQQEIAVAKNYLNEQELNVLNRMVTAYLEVAELQALNRKPMHMQDWLQRVDDFLKMTGNDILTHSGTVSHEQALSKAKQHYNSYKESLKNELSKVEQDFVQHLEQTTKQLKNKNDGN, encoded by the coding sequence ATGAATTCAGAATTAATTTTATACCAATCTGATGATGGGCAAACCAAAATACAAACCCGTTTAGAGGATGAAACCGTTTGGCTTACTCAAGCACAAATGGCAGAATTGTTTGGCAAGGGTAGAACTACTATCACTGAGCACATTAATAATGTTTTTAAAGAAGGGGAATTAGATAAAGAAGTGGTATGTCGGAAATTCCGACATACCACTCTACATGGTGCAATTGCAGAAAAAACCCAAGAAGTTGAAACAACTTATTATAACCTCGATGTGATTATCTCTGTTGGCTATCGGGTAAAAAGCTTGCAGGGAACCAAGTTTAGGCAATGGGCAACAGCCAGGCTACGGGAATATTTGGTGAAGGGTTTTACTATGAACGATGAACTGCTGAAACAAGCAGGTGGTGGCGATTACTTTGACGAGTTATTAGCTCGTATTAGAGACATTCGTTCGTCTGAAAAAGTATTTTGGCGCAAAGTATTAGATGTTTATGCAACCAGCATAGATTACGATCCAAATACCGAAACCTCGCAAACCTTTTTTAAGACCATACAAAACAAAATGCATTGGGCTGCACACGGACAAACCGCTGCAGAAGTAGTGTATAGCCGTATAGATGCCGCAAAACCTTTTCTAGGCTTAACCAATTTTAAAGGTTTGCAACCAACTCAACAAGAAATTGCTGTAGCCAAAAATTATTTAAACGAGCAAGAATTAAATGTGCTTAACCGCATGGTAACGGCTTATTTAGAGGTAGCAGAATTACAAGCCTTAAACCGCAAACCTATGCACATGCAAGATTGGCTGCAACGTGTTGACGACTTTTTGAAAATGACGGGTAATGATATTTTAACACACTCCGGAACTGTTAGCCACGAACAAGCTTTGTCTAAAGCTAAACAACACTATAATAGTTATAAGGAAAGCTTAAAAAACGAACTCTCTAAAGTAGAACAAGACTTTGTGCAACATTTAGAACAAACCACTAAACAGCTTAAAAATAAGAATGATGGAAATTAA